Proteins from one Mycobacterium sp. EPa45 genomic window:
- a CDS encoding 3-isopropylmalate dehydrogenase produces MKLAVIAGDGIGPEVIGEALQVLDVVLPGVERTEYDLGARRYHATGELLTTETIEELKGYDAILLGAIGDPSVPSGVLERGLLLKLRFALDHHVNLRPGRLYPGVESPLSGVTGIDFVVVREGTEGPYTGNGGALRVGTPHEVATEVSVNTAFGVERVVRDAFARAQSRRKHLTLVHKTNVLTFAGSLWSRVVGEVGSEFPDVEVAYQHIDAATIHMVTDPGRFDVIVTDNLFGDIITDLSAAVCGGIGLAASGNIDATRTNPSMFEPVHGSAPDIAGQGIADPTAAVMSVALLLGHVGEDAAAARVDKAVANHLATRGDTTLSTREVGDRIRAAL; encoded by the coding sequence ATGAAATTGGCGGTGATCGCGGGCGACGGCATCGGCCCGGAAGTGATCGGCGAAGCCCTGCAGGTTCTCGATGTGGTGCTGCCAGGTGTGGAGCGCACCGAGTACGACCTGGGCGCCCGCCGCTACCACGCGACCGGCGAGCTGCTCACCACCGAAACCATCGAGGAGCTGAAGGGCTACGACGCGATCCTGCTCGGTGCGATCGGCGACCCGTCGGTGCCCAGCGGTGTACTCGAGCGCGGCCTGCTGCTCAAACTGCGGTTCGCCCTGGACCATCACGTCAACCTGCGGCCGGGCCGGCTGTACCCGGGTGTAGAAAGTCCGTTGTCCGGCGTGACGGGGATCGACTTCGTCGTGGTGCGCGAAGGGACCGAGGGTCCGTACACCGGCAACGGCGGAGCACTGCGCGTCGGCACCCCGCACGAGGTGGCCACCGAAGTCAGCGTGAACACCGCGTTCGGTGTAGAGCGGGTCGTGCGTGATGCGTTCGCCCGCGCGCAGTCGCGGCGTAAGCATCTGACGCTGGTGCACAAGACGAATGTGCTGACATTCGCGGGCAGCCTGTGGTCTCGAGTGGTCGGCGAGGTCGGCTCCGAATTCCCCGATGTCGAAGTGGCTTATCAGCACATCGACGCCGCGACCATCCACATGGTGACCGATCCGGGCCGGTTCGACGTCATCGTCACCGACAACCTGTTCGGCGACATCATCACCGACTTGTCGGCGGCGGTCTGCGGCGGAATCGGCCTGGCCGCCAGCGGCAATATCGATGCCACGCGGACGAATCCGTCGATGTTCGAACCGGTTCACGGCAGCGCGCCCGATATCGCGGGCCAGGGCATCGCGGATCCGACGGCGGCGGTGATGTCGGTGGCCCTGTTGCTGGGTCACGTTGGCGAGGACGCCGCGGCCGCGCGCGTCGACAAGGCCGTCGCCAATCATCTGGCGACGCGCGGCGACACGACGTTGTCGACGCGCGAAGTCGGCGACCGGATCCGCGCGGCGCTCTAG
- the serA gene encoding phosphoglycerate dehydrogenase, with translation MNLPVVLIADKLAESTVAALGDQVEVRWVDGPDRPKLLAAVGEADALLVRSATTVDAEVIAAAPKLKIVARAGVGLDNVDVDAATAAGVLVVNAPTSNIHSAAEHALALMLSAARQIPAADATLREHTWKRSSFSGTEIFGKTVGVVGLGRIGQLVAQRLAAFGTHVIAYDPYVPAARAAQLGIELLPLDELLERADFISVHLPKTPETAGLLGKEALAKTKKGVIIVNAARGGLIDEHALADAVRSGQVAAAGLDVFSTEPCTDSPLFELPQVVVTPHLGASTAEAQDRAGTDVAASVKLALAGEFVPDAVNVGGGAVSEEVAPWLDLARKLGLLVGVLSTGAASNLSVRVSGEIASEDVEVLKLSALRGFFSTVTDQQVTFVNAPNLAAERGLQSELSTASESPNHRSLVDVRVVGPDGTATNVSGTLSGPQQVEKVVQINGRNFDLRAEGVNLVLHYSDQPGALGKIGTLLGNADVNILAAQLSQDTSGTAATLMLRLDRDVSDDVRSAIRDAVGATTLEVVDLS, from the coding sequence GTGAATCTGCCCGTTGTACTCATTGCGGACAAGCTTGCCGAGTCGACCGTCGCAGCCCTGGGTGACCAGGTCGAGGTGCGCTGGGTCGACGGCCCGGACCGGCCGAAGCTGCTGGCCGCCGTCGGCGAGGCCGACGCGCTGCTGGTGCGCTCGGCCACCACGGTCGATGCCGAGGTGATCGCCGCTGCGCCCAAGCTGAAGATCGTCGCCCGCGCCGGTGTCGGGCTGGACAACGTCGACGTCGATGCCGCCACGGCGGCCGGGGTGCTGGTCGTCAACGCGCCCACGTCGAACATCCACAGCGCCGCCGAGCATGCGCTGGCCCTGATGCTGTCGGCTGCCCGTCAGATTCCCGCCGCCGACGCGACCCTGCGTGAGCACACCTGGAAGCGCTCGTCGTTCTCCGGCACTGAGATATTCGGCAAGACCGTCGGTGTGGTGGGCCTGGGCCGGATCGGACAGCTTGTCGCCCAGCGGCTGGCCGCGTTCGGCACTCACGTCATCGCCTACGACCCGTATGTGCCGGCGGCCCGCGCCGCCCAGCTGGGCATCGAGCTACTCCCGCTCGACGAACTGCTCGAGCGCGCCGACTTCATCTCTGTGCACCTGCCCAAGACGCCGGAGACCGCCGGCCTGCTGGGCAAGGAGGCACTGGCCAAGACCAAGAAGGGCGTGATCATCGTCAACGCGGCCCGCGGCGGCCTGATCGACGAGCATGCCCTGGCCGATGCGGTCCGCAGCGGCCAGGTGGCCGCCGCCGGACTCGACGTGTTCAGCACCGAACCCTGCACCGACAGCCCACTGTTCGAATTACCGCAGGTGGTCGTCACGCCGCACCTGGGTGCCTCTACGGCGGAAGCTCAGGATCGGGCGGGCACCGATGTTGCGGCGAGCGTCAAGCTTGCGCTGGCCGGCGAGTTCGTGCCGGATGCGGTCAACGTGGGCGGCGGTGCGGTCAGTGAAGAGGTAGCGCCCTGGCTGGATCTGGCCCGCAAGCTCGGTCTGCTCGTCGGGGTGCTGTCCACCGGTGCAGCGTCGAATTTGTCGGTTCGGGTCTCCGGCGAGATCGCCTCGGAAGATGTTGAGGTGCTCAAGCTTTCGGCGCTGCGCGGCTTCTTCTCGACGGTGACCGATCAGCAGGTGACCTTCGTCAACGCGCCGAACCTCGCCGCCGAGCGCGGACTGCAGAGCGAGCTCAGCACGGCCAGCGAAAGCCCCAACCACCGCAGCCTGGTCGACGTGCGGGTGGTGGGTCCGGACGGCACCGCGACCAACGTGTCCGGCACGCTGTCCGGGCCGCAGCAAGTCGAGAAGGTCGTCCAAATCAACGGGCGCAACTTCGATCTGCGGGCCGAGGGCGTGAACCTGGTGCTGCACTACTCCGATCAGCCCGGCGCGCTCGGCAAGATCGGCACCCTGCTCGGCAACGCCGACGTGAACATCCTGGCCGCTCAGCTCAGCCAGGACACCAGTGGTACGGCCGCGACCCTGATGCTGCGGTTGGACCGCGATGTCTCCGACGACGTCCGGTCGGCGATCCGCGACGCCGTCGGTGCGACGACGCTGGAAGTGGTGGACCTGTCATGA
- a CDS encoding NAD(P)/FAD-dependent oxidoreductase produces MDVTVVGSGPNGMAAAVICARAGLKVRVIEGQPTFGGGARTAADPEYGDIRHDVCSAVHPLALASPFFAEYNLAARGVRLVVPEISYANPLPNHPAAIAYHSLERTCAELGDGNSWRRLFGPLAEHPDGVVGFFLGDKRSLPPDLITTVRSGLRVLAQGSPAWGVLRGDDARALFTGVGAHAISTMPSPVNSGAGIMLGTLAHTAGWPVPIGGSQAIVDAMLTDLRAHGGELVVGEPVTSPPPGVVIYDTAPTALLDIYGSRMPDRYAKSLRRYRFGPGVCKVDFVLSGDIPWRDDRLAASPTVHMGGSRAQMALCEKEIASGRHAEWPMTLASLPHLSDPSRIDSAGRRPLWTYAHVPANSTEDVTDTIVGLFEKAAPGFRDLVLASHCTTAAQMSAHNANYVGGDIIVGGATLFAAMVGPTLRWNPWTTPIPKAYLCSSATPPGTGVHGMSGYYAARTVLKREFGLPLPSLVPEVDDSSRHLGEQPRGG; encoded by the coding sequence GTGGACGTCACCGTCGTCGGCAGTGGTCCCAACGGGATGGCCGCTGCCGTCATCTGCGCGCGAGCCGGTTTGAAGGTGCGCGTCATCGAGGGCCAGCCGACGTTCGGCGGTGGTGCCCGCACCGCCGCCGACCCGGAGTACGGCGACATCCGTCACGACGTCTGCTCGGCGGTGCACCCGCTGGCATTGGCGTCGCCGTTCTTCGCCGAGTACAACCTCGCCGCCCGCGGAGTCCGGCTCGTGGTGCCGGAGATTTCGTACGCCAACCCGCTGCCGAACCATCCCGCCGCGATCGCCTACCACTCGCTGGAACGCACCTGCGCCGAGCTCGGCGACGGCAACTCCTGGCGCCGGTTGTTCGGACCGCTCGCCGAGCATCCGGACGGTGTCGTCGGTTTCTTTCTCGGCGACAAGCGTTCATTGCCGCCCGATCTGATCACCACTGTGCGGTCCGGCCTTCGGGTGCTCGCGCAGGGCAGCCCGGCCTGGGGAGTGCTGCGCGGCGACGATGCCCGGGCGTTGTTCACCGGTGTTGGCGCGCACGCCATTTCGACGATGCCATCGCCGGTGAACAGTGGCGCGGGCATCATGCTCGGGACACTGGCGCACACCGCCGGCTGGCCGGTGCCGATCGGTGGCAGCCAGGCGATCGTCGATGCCATGCTCACCGATCTGCGGGCCCACGGTGGCGAGCTCGTCGTCGGCGAACCGGTGACGTCACCTCCCCCCGGCGTGGTCATCTACGACACGGCACCGACCGCGCTGCTCGACATCTACGGATCCCGGATGCCGGACAGGTATGCAAAGTCGTTGCGGCGCTATCGTTTCGGACCCGGCGTCTGCAAGGTGGACTTCGTGCTGTCCGGTGACATTCCGTGGCGCGACGACCGCTTGGCGGCCTCCCCCACCGTGCACATGGGCGGGTCCCGGGCGCAGATGGCGCTGTGCGAGAAAGAGATCGCGTCGGGCCGCCACGCCGAGTGGCCGATGACACTGGCCTCGCTGCCGCATCTGTCCGATCCGTCGCGCATCGACTCCGCGGGACGGCGACCGTTGTGGACCTACGCCCACGTCCCCGCGAACTCGACCGAGGACGTGACCGACACCATCGTCGGGCTGTTCGAGAAAGCCGCACCGGGGTTCCGGGATCTGGTGCTGGCGTCGCACTGCACGACCGCGGCGCAGATGTCGGCTCACAACGCCAACTATGTGGGCGGAGACATTATCGTCGGCGGGGCAACATTGTTCGCCGCGATGGTCGGCCCCACGCTGCGCTGGAATCCGTGGACCACACCGATTCCGAAGGCATATCTCTGTTCCTCGGCGACCCCGCCGGGCACCGGCGTGCACGGCATGTCCGG